In Lycium ferocissimum isolate CSIRO_LF1 chromosome 11, AGI_CSIRO_Lferr_CH_V1, whole genome shotgun sequence, a single genomic region encodes these proteins:
- the LOC132036349 gene encoding ethylene-responsive transcription factor ERF017-like, protein MVRPKVSREKKLNGDRYKGVRMRKWGKWVAEVRQPKSRDRIWLGSYDTAEEAARAYDAAVVCLRGPSAMINFPDDPPLINPSCPDDETTLSPSQIQVEASRHARRVSESESTAAAMDNHGGSAVESAVFFRDASEFGCSSFEDCYNLEDKRCVDHHGEGVDEVVLHDDLFDSARMWSF, encoded by the coding sequence ATGGTGAGGCCTAAAGTAAGCAGAGAAAAAAAACTCAATGGTGACCGTTACAAAGGTGTACGTATGAGGAAATGGGGTAAATGGGTAGCAGAAGTACGACAACCTAAGAGCCGTGACAGAATATGGTTAGGTTCATACGACACGGCTGAGGAGGCCGCAAGAGCTTACGATGCTGCGGTTGTTTGCTTACGTGGACCATCGGCGATGATTAATTTCCCAGATGATCCGCCACTGATTAATCCATCATGTCCTGATGATGAGACAACGTTGTCACCATCACAAATTCAAGTGGAAGCTTCGAGACATGCCAGGAGAGTTAGTGAATCCGAATCCACAGCTGCTGCCATGGACAACCACGGCGGATCAGCTGTGGAGAGTGCTGTGTTTTTTAGGGATGCTTCGGAGTTTGGGTGTTCGAGTTTTGAGGATTGTTATAACTTGGAGGATAAGAGATGTGTGGATCATCATGGTGAAGGAGTTGATGAAGTAGTGTTgcatgatgatttgtttgatagTGCTAGAATGTGGtctttttga